In the Parasteatoda tepidariorum isolate YZ-2023 chromosome 3, CAS_Ptep_4.0, whole genome shotgun sequence genome, one interval contains:
- the LOC107456074 gene encoding snurportin-1 isoform X2 — MNVRSNMEDLIEAFAVSQVTTDPNSTAAEHPRFALYKAKNRLSSQDERRRKFLEAQKQKRYDYASHARKLATDEWGEEEETEDKENDGMECEEISIKPPRYYKDQLMLSEWLVDVPDDMAALWYLVLCPVGKRSLVVASRGKTKVYTRSGYRVNTFYSLLPGGNWRIEGSGRAYTILDCIFDESNKTYYILDVMCWKSHPCYDSDTEFRFYWRNTKIEETPEVKTISDDNQYKFIPLPHYDCDTETLKKTLQDPLPFPSKLDGLLFYHRKTHYISATTPLVGWLKAYMVPEMLNIEVPSSLCEDKPSGYVSMQQHIPKAFEVAAERKKDEEKQMMFEET; from the exons atgaa tgtTAGAAGTAATATGGAGGATTTAATTGAAGCCTTTGCTGTGTCACAAGTGACTACCGATCCGAATTCTACTGCTGCTGAACATCCCCGATTTGCACTTTATAAGGCTAAGAACCGTTTGTCTAGTCAAGATGAGAGGAGAAGAAAATTCTTAGAGGCCCAAAAGCA GAAACGTTATGACTATGCCAGCCATGCTAGAAAACTAGCTACTGATGAGTGGGGTGAAGAGGAGGAAACTGAAGACAAAGAGAATGACGGCATGGAATGTGAGGAAATCAGCATAAAGCCTCCAAGATATTATAAAGATCag ttaatGCTTTCGGAATGGTTAGTCGATGTACCAGACGATATGGCTGCCTTGTGGTATTTAGTACTTTGTCCAGTAGGAAAGCGCTCTCTAGTTGTTGCATCTAGG ggtAAAACCAAAGTATATACTAGAAGTGGGTACAGAGTGAATACCTTTTACTCACTTTTACCTGGTGGCAATTGGCGTATTGAag GATCAGGTAGAGCTTATACCATCTTAGATTGCATATTCGATGAatctaataaaacatattatatattGGATGTAATGTGCTGGAAATCTCACCCTTGTTATGATTCAGAT ACAGAGTTTCGATTTTATTGGAGGAATACAAAAATTGAGGAGACCCCAGAAGTGAAAACTATTTCTGATGATAATCAG tataaatttattcctttaCCTCATTATGACTGTGATACTGAAACTTTGAAGAAAACTCTTCAGGATCCTTTACCTTTTCCATCAAAA CTGGATGGTTTGCTGTTTTATCACAGAAAAACTCATTATATCAGCGCCACTACTCCTTTAGTAGGTTGGCTTAAAGCTTACATGGTACCTGAAATGCTTAATATTGAAGTACCATCCTCTCTTTGTGAAGATAAACCTTCTGGATATGTCTCTATGCAGCAACATATCCCAAAGGCATTTGAAGTAGctgctgaaagaaaaaaagatgaagagaAGCAAATGATGTTTGAAGAAACTTGA
- the LOC107456074 gene encoding snurportin-1 isoform X3, whose protein sequence is MEDLIEAFAVSQVTTDPNSTAAEHPRFALYKAKNRLSSQDERRRKFLEAQKQKRYDYASHARKLATDEWGEEEETEDKENDGMECEEISIKPPRYYKDQLMLSEWLVDVPDDMAALWYLVLCPVGKRSLVVASRGKTKVYTRSGYRVNTFYSLLPGGNWRIEGSGRAYTILDCIFDESNKTYYILDVMCWKSHPCYDSDTEFRFYWRNTKIEETPEVKTISDDNQYKFIPLPHYDCDTETLKKTLQDPLPFPSKLDGLLFYHRKTHYISATTPLVGWLKAYMVPEMLNIEVPSSLCEDKPSGYVSMQQHIPKAFEVAAERKKDEEKQMMFEET, encoded by the exons ATGGAGGATTTAATTGAAGCCTTTGCTGTGTCACAAGTGACTACCGATCCGAATTCTACTGCTGCTGAACATCCCCGATTTGCACTTTATAAGGCTAAGAACCGTTTGTCTAGTCAAGATGAGAGGAGAAGAAAATTCTTAGAGGCCCAAAAGCA GAAACGTTATGACTATGCCAGCCATGCTAGAAAACTAGCTACTGATGAGTGGGGTGAAGAGGAGGAAACTGAAGACAAAGAGAATGACGGCATGGAATGTGAGGAAATCAGCATAAAGCCTCCAAGATATTATAAAGATCag ttaatGCTTTCGGAATGGTTAGTCGATGTACCAGACGATATGGCTGCCTTGTGGTATTTAGTACTTTGTCCAGTAGGAAAGCGCTCTCTAGTTGTTGCATCTAGG ggtAAAACCAAAGTATATACTAGAAGTGGGTACAGAGTGAATACCTTTTACTCACTTTTACCTGGTGGCAATTGGCGTATTGAag GATCAGGTAGAGCTTATACCATCTTAGATTGCATATTCGATGAatctaataaaacatattatatattGGATGTAATGTGCTGGAAATCTCACCCTTGTTATGATTCAGAT ACAGAGTTTCGATTTTATTGGAGGAATACAAAAATTGAGGAGACCCCAGAAGTGAAAACTATTTCTGATGATAATCAG tataaatttattcctttaCCTCATTATGACTGTGATACTGAAACTTTGAAGAAAACTCTTCAGGATCCTTTACCTTTTCCATCAAAA CTGGATGGTTTGCTGTTTTATCACAGAAAAACTCATTATATCAGCGCCACTACTCCTTTAGTAGGTTGGCTTAAAGCTTACATGGTACCTGAAATGCTTAATATTGAAGTACCATCCTCTCTTTGTGAAGATAAACCTTCTGGATATGTCTCTATGCAGCAACATATCCCAAAGGCATTTGAAGTAGctgctgaaagaaaaaaagatgaagagaAGCAAATGATGTTTGAAGAAACTTGA
- the LOC107456075 gene encoding NADH dehydrogenase [ubiquinone] iron-sulfur protein 4, mitochondrial, whose amino-acid sequence MASLTSANTAKLLSLIRNTSLISSSKNISTAVQLKAKDKVVEPGYKDVETAILDPEEQQHLEKMKKHITTLALPDISSVTGVPEEHVKSRLVRIFKPAKNPMQSGTFNIKKWKMEFETRQRWENSLMGWSSTGDPLSNMNVQFSSKEEAIDFCEKNGWPYYVEEPKTPAFKPKSYGANFSWNKRTRVSTK is encoded by the exons ATGGCTTCTCTTACTTCTGCAAACACTGCTAAGCTTTTATCGTTGATACGAAATACGTCTTTAATTTCTTCCTC aaaaaatatatctactGCAGTACAACTGAAAGCAAAAGATAAGGTAGTTGAACCAGGTTATAAGGATGTTGAAACTGCTATACTGGATCCTGAGGAACAGCagcatttagaaaaaatgaaaaagcacATCACTACACTAGCTctt CCTGATATTTCATCAGTGACGGGAGTACCAGAAGAACATGTTAAAAGTAGATTGGTGAGAATCTTTAAGCCTGCTAAAAATCCCATGCAATCGGGTACTTTCAATATTAAGAAATGGAAAATGGAGTTTGAAACTAGACAGCGCTGGGAAAACTCTCTTATGGGTTGGTCATCAAC GGGTGATCCTTTGTCAAATATGAATGTGCAGTTTTCTAGCAAAGAAGAAGCTAtagatttttgtgaaaaaaatg GTTGGCCATACTATGTTGAAGAACCTAAAACTCCTGCTTTTAAGCCTAAAAGCTATGGAGCAAATTTTTCTTGGAATAAAAGAACCAGAGTATCtactaaatag
- the LOC107456074 gene encoding snurportin-1 isoform X1 — protein sequence MQCSDGMNYIRLFIVRSNMEDLIEAFAVSQVTTDPNSTAAEHPRFALYKAKNRLSSQDERRRKFLEAQKQKRYDYASHARKLATDEWGEEEETEDKENDGMECEEISIKPPRYYKDQLMLSEWLVDVPDDMAALWYLVLCPVGKRSLVVASRGKTKVYTRSGYRVNTFYSLLPGGNWRIEGSGRAYTILDCIFDESNKTYYILDVMCWKSHPCYDSDTEFRFYWRNTKIEETPEVKTISDDNQYKFIPLPHYDCDTETLKKTLQDPLPFPSKLDGLLFYHRKTHYISATTPLVGWLKAYMVPEMLNIEVPSSLCEDKPSGYVSMQQHIPKAFEVAAERKKDEEKQMMFEET from the exons aTGCAATGCTCGGATGGAATGAATTATATCAGGCTCTTTAT tgtTAGAAGTAATATGGAGGATTTAATTGAAGCCTTTGCTGTGTCACAAGTGACTACCGATCCGAATTCTACTGCTGCTGAACATCCCCGATTTGCACTTTATAAGGCTAAGAACCGTTTGTCTAGTCAAGATGAGAGGAGAAGAAAATTCTTAGAGGCCCAAAAGCA GAAACGTTATGACTATGCCAGCCATGCTAGAAAACTAGCTACTGATGAGTGGGGTGAAGAGGAGGAAACTGAAGACAAAGAGAATGACGGCATGGAATGTGAGGAAATCAGCATAAAGCCTCCAAGATATTATAAAGATCag ttaatGCTTTCGGAATGGTTAGTCGATGTACCAGACGATATGGCTGCCTTGTGGTATTTAGTACTTTGTCCAGTAGGAAAGCGCTCTCTAGTTGTTGCATCTAGG ggtAAAACCAAAGTATATACTAGAAGTGGGTACAGAGTGAATACCTTTTACTCACTTTTACCTGGTGGCAATTGGCGTATTGAag GATCAGGTAGAGCTTATACCATCTTAGATTGCATATTCGATGAatctaataaaacatattatatattGGATGTAATGTGCTGGAAATCTCACCCTTGTTATGATTCAGAT ACAGAGTTTCGATTTTATTGGAGGAATACAAAAATTGAGGAGACCCCAGAAGTGAAAACTATTTCTGATGATAATCAG tataaatttattcctttaCCTCATTATGACTGTGATACTGAAACTTTGAAGAAAACTCTTCAGGATCCTTTACCTTTTCCATCAAAA CTGGATGGTTTGCTGTTTTATCACAGAAAAACTCATTATATCAGCGCCACTACTCCTTTAGTAGGTTGGCTTAAAGCTTACATGGTACCTGAAATGCTTAATATTGAAGTACCATCCTCTCTTTGTGAAGATAAACCTTCTGGATATGTCTCTATGCAGCAACATATCCCAAAGGCATTTGAAGTAGctgctgaaagaaaaaaagatgaagagaAGCAAATGATGTTTGAAGAAACTTGA